In the Rhododendron vialii isolate Sample 1 chromosome 2a, ASM3025357v1 genome, TCTTGTTATAAGTGCTGACTTCCAGAATGGAAACTGATTTCATTAGGTGATTGTGAATGTATTTTGCTTCTTTCAGAGCTTTACTATCCCTGCATGCCTTCATCAACATCAGGTAACGGGGCAAATCAACCCTGATATGCTGCCTCTCTAATAGTCCCAACACTTCGACAACTTCCTTCAATTTTCCCTCCTTGCAAAAACCATCCAACTCCTCTATCGTACCATTGTGTTGGCTTCTTTCCACACCTTCAACTGATTCTCCTTGAGCTTCAGAATTACCTGATACTTGAGAATCCATCATTCCATGTTGCGTCTCAAATGATTTCTGTCCGTAATTTTGAGTGTTAGTATTGTAACTTCCACTCAGGTTCTGCCAACTTTCTCCAACATTTTGCATCACATGCCCATTTGGAGTTTCAGCACTGTCTCCACGGTACACACCACTGCTTTGCTGGTACATTGTACCGCTGCCCTCATAATGGGTACCCATGCCATGTTGATATGAACTGGTGCTTCCTGGACGAAAGTTACTAGGGTTTTGTTCGGCCATTTCCCCATTTCCCCTATAAAAGTCATTCGAGTTTTGATTTGTCAATCTAGTGTTTACGGAGTAACGACCATTTACAATTGGAGTTCGCGGATTCATTTGATCATTGCTCCCATAATAGTTCCCTTGATGATGCTGAGACACAACTGAGTTTCCTGAGTAATAAATATCAGGGCTCTGTGGAGTCATTCCAGTGTTTCCCGTGGAATAGTTATTCGGATAATGATCACTTGCACCTTGCTTAAATTCTCCATCACTCCCGCCATAATTTCCATTAACACCACCCGAAAACCCCGATGCACGCTGTTCAGAAAATCCATTTCGGTTCTGCTCGACTACCGATTGTCCTTCTCTAAACCCATGTTTCCCCATTGGATTCTGCTGCATTTCTCCACTTGACCCAGTAAAATTACTCCTATTTTGCGCAATCGGGTTCCCTAGATATTCTCTTCCGTTGCTTTCTCTGTAATCACCACTTGCAAAGTTCCCATTTTGACCAATTGGTTTATGCTGAAAATCAACTCTACAGTTTTGCCGAAGTCTTGCCGCATTTTCCCTATAAAACCCATCTGGGTTATTGTCAAATGGGTTCCCCTGATATTCACTACTGTTGCTTCCTCTAGAAATACCAACTGGTATGTGCCGAAACTCAACTCTAGGGTTTTGCAGAACACCTACTGTGTTTCCCTTATAAAACCCATCTGGGTTTTTCTCAAACTCTCCTGTATTCCCCCTATACCTCCATTCTTGACCATACCC is a window encoding:
- the LOC131316007 gene encoding pentatricopeptide repeat-containing protein At4g32450, mitochondrial; this encodes MYRRRATLLTINSFTAFSKVRRPCNSLYSIEWISFVRNHSTAAERSGFQNPNGLNGEDSIGYEQNPNGFYSGNQNHVGFQHKTDGYGQEWRYRGNTGEFEKNPDGFYKGNTVGVLQNPRVEFRHIPVGISRGSNSSEYQGNPFDNNPDGFYRENAARLRQNCRVDFQHKPIGQNGNFASGDYRESNGREYLGNPIAQNRSNFTGSSGEMQQNPMGKHGFREGQSVVEQNRNGFSEQRASGFSGGVNGNYGGSDGEFKQGASDHYPNNYSTGNTGMTPQSPDIYYSGNSVVSQHHQGNYYGSNDQMNPRTPIVNGRYSVNTRLTNQNSNDFYRGNGEMAEQNPSNFRPGSTSSYQHGMGTHYEGSGTMYQQSSGVYRGDSAETPNGHVMQNVGESWQNLSGSYNTNTQNYGQKSFETQHGMMDSQVSGNSEAQGESVEGVERSQHNGTIEELDGFCKEGKLKEVVEVLGLLERQHIRVDLPRYLMLMKACRDSKALKEAKYIHNHLMKSVSILEVSTYNKILEMYGQCGSMEDAYMVFNKMPQRNLTSWDTMIIWLAKNGHGEEAIDLFAQFKKSGLKPDGPMFFGVFSACTVLGDIVEGMLHFESMSKDYGISPSMVHYVSVVDMLGSVGYLDEALEFIEKMPVEPNVVVWETLMNASRVHGHTELGDRCAELVELVDPTRLDEKSKAGLIPVKASDIAKDKEKKKLEAGNLLAARSRVHEYRAGDKSHPEADKIYAQLRGMKEQMKEAGYVPETRFVLHDIDQESKEEALLAHSERLAVAFGLMSSPARAQMRIIKNLRVCGDCHSALKIISKLVGRELVIRDAKRFHHFKDGLCSCRDYW